A window of the Vibrio ostreae genome harbors these coding sequences:
- a CDS encoding AraC family transcriptional regulator encodes MAGKYQGHWLGSPLTTLPRRVQDVCKHYFDVVEHGSDVSVLSEPDVSYALFFYQKDRCQGLLLTSLKICMNLNKYLIIIHDGSYKNSIGHQEPVLALLDISEDEPSMAISGICEKLNNNVDQQTIEQQVLHSPISPHSLSKEMLDILRYIDLNITKEIREEDIAEYCHYSISYFSKRFHKVIGVSFRDYICDKRIAMAKRLLVDEKNAKIAFIAYQCGYRDVSYFSRIFKKKTGISPGAFRQLHSR; translated from the coding sequence ATGGCAGGAAAATATCAGGGTCACTGGTTAGGTAGTCCGCTGACGACGCTCCCACGGCGTGTTCAGGACGTGTGTAAGCACTATTTCGATGTGGTTGAGCACGGCAGTGATGTCTCGGTCCTTAGTGAACCTGATGTCTCCTATGCGCTGTTTTTTTATCAGAAGGATCGCTGCCAGGGGTTACTGCTGACTTCACTCAAGATCTGTATGAATTTAAACAAGTACTTGATCATTATTCACGATGGCTCATACAAAAACAGTATCGGCCACCAAGAACCCGTTCTGGCCCTGCTTGATATCAGTGAGGATGAACCCTCGATGGCTATCTCTGGTATTTGCGAGAAGCTTAACAATAACGTTGACCAGCAGACCATTGAGCAACAAGTTCTGCATTCACCTATATCTCCACATAGTCTAAGTAAAGAGATGTTAGATATTCTGCGTTATATTGATTTGAATATTACTAAAGAAATCCGTGAAGAAGATATTGCCGAATACTGCCACTATTCTATCTCGTACTTTTCAAAACGCTTTCACAAAGTGATTGGCGTCAGCTTTCGCGACTACATCTGCGATAAACGTATCGCCATGGCCAAGAGATTATTGGTGGATGAGAAAAATGCCAAAATCGCTTTTATCGCTTATCAATGCGGCTACCGGGATGTGTCTTACTTCTCGCGTATCTTTAAAAAGAAAACCGGCATCAGCCCCGGCGCTTTTCGCCAGCTTCATTCGCGCTGA
- a CDS encoding AMP-binding protein, with protein MIQPNTLSKSNCALHTPDEMILKWAQQRPDEIYLKQMINRQFVTFTFAQVADQALRLVSALQSLGAEPGDKIALVSKNCAEWFICDLAMMLGDFVSVPIFPTAGAETIEYCITHSESKILIAGKLDDGKATEQVLTHLPDLITISLPYDSAPKCQHRYTKLIAEHTPSEFRPQHSEDKLMSLVYTSGTSGVPKGAMLTYGGFCWSVQQLINHISIEPNDRLFSYLPLAHITERVYIFGSSVMGGVPTAFPESLDTFIDDVKMQRPTLFISVPRLWTLFQQRIQDKLPQTKLNLLLKIPLVNSLIKKKIAKGLGLDQARVLGCGSAPVSPALLAWYHSLGLNITEAWGMTESFAYSTLNYPFRADKIGTVGNAGPGVKIKIADDGEIMVQSQGLFAGYYKNDIASKESFNNQGWLHTGDIGTLDSEGFLSIQGRKKDTFKTAKGKFVSPVPIEKKLFEYSRVEMMCLIGLGLPAPILLVVPHDFPNFNRQRYERSTEKVIAKMNAQLESHEQIKGVLMIKEPWSIENGILTPTLKIKRHVLEQKYHQVGQNWPKGQLVVWED; from the coding sequence ATGATCCAACCTAACACATTGAGCAAATCAAACTGTGCTCTCCACACACCCGACGAGATGATTTTAAAATGGGCGCAACAGCGTCCGGACGAAATCTATCTCAAACAGATGATTAACCGTCAGTTTGTCACCTTTACTTTTGCGCAAGTGGCCGATCAGGCGCTGAGACTGGTCTCGGCTTTACAATCACTCGGTGCCGAGCCCGGCGATAAAATCGCCCTGGTCTCGAAAAACTGTGCTGAGTGGTTTATCTGCGATCTGGCCATGATGCTGGGTGACTTTGTCAGTGTCCCCATCTTCCCGACCGCAGGTGCCGAAACGATCGAATACTGCATCACCCACAGTGAAAGTAAGATTCTGATCGCCGGGAAACTGGATGATGGCAAAGCAACCGAACAGGTGCTGACTCATCTGCCTGACTTAATCACCATTTCACTGCCCTATGACTCAGCGCCAAAATGTCAGCATCGCTATACCAAGCTGATTGCCGAGCATACGCCCAGTGAATTTCGTCCTCAGCACAGCGAGGACAAACTGATGTCTCTGGTTTACACCTCCGGTACATCCGGGGTTCCCAAAGGCGCCATGCTGACCTACGGCGGGTTCTGCTGGTCGGTACAGCAACTGATTAACCATATCAGCATTGAACCCAATGACCGCCTGTTCTCATATCTGCCGCTGGCTCATATTACCGAACGGGTTTATATCTTTGGTTCCTCCGTGATGGGCGGCGTACCTACGGCGTTTCCGGAATCGCTCGATACTTTCATTGATGATGTCAAAATGCAGCGCCCGACACTGTTTATCTCCGTGCCGCGCCTGTGGACCTTGTTCCAGCAGCGGATTCAGGACAAGCTGCCACAGACAAAATTAAACCTGCTGCTTAAGATCCCGCTGGTCAATTCGCTGATCAAGAAGAAGATAGCCAAAGGACTGGGCTTAGACCAGGCGCGCGTGCTGGGCTGCGGTTCTGCGCCGGTGTCGCCAGCGTTACTGGCCTGGTATCATAGCCTGGGCCTCAATATCACCGAAGCCTGGGGCATGACGGAATCCTTTGCCTACAGCACACTCAATTATCCGTTCCGGGCTGATAAAATCGGTACCGTTGGTAACGCCGGGCCGGGGGTAAAAATAAAAATTGCCGATGACGGCGAAATCATGGTGCAGAGCCAGGGGCTGTTCGCCGGCTATTATAAGAACGACATTGCCAGTAAAGAGTCGTTCAACAATCAGGGCTGGCTGCATACCGGAGATATCGGCACACTCGACAGTGAGGGTTTTCTCTCGATTCAGGGACGTAAAAAAGATACCTTCAAGACCGCCAAAGGTAAGTTTGTCTCACCGGTGCCGATCGAGAAGAAGCTGTTTGAATATAGTCGGGTAGAAATGATGTGCCTGATCGGGCTCGGACTGCCGGCACCGATCCTGCTCGTCGTGCCGCATGACTTTCCGAACTTTAACCGCCAGCGTTATGAGCGCAGCACTGAGAAAGTCATCGCCAAGATGAATGCACAGCTCGAATCCCATGAACAGATCAAGGGCGTGCTGATGATTAAAGAGCCGTGGAGCATTGAGAACGGCATTCTCACCCCAACCCTGAAAATAAAGCGCCACGTGCTGGAGCAAAAGTATCACCAAGTGGGCCAGAACTGGCCAAAAGGGCAACTTGTCGTTTGGGAAGACTAG
- a CDS encoding LysR substrate-binding domain-containing protein yields MDNRLRHLSGLRFFEAAARHQSYSEAARELFVSQAAVSQKLRQLEQQLGCKLFMRQGREMLLTEKGQQLYLQVSQGFERIITGLNQIQNEPLEGILCVRTPPSFASRWLMPRLWRFTMEHPYIPIRLITDCDSPNIRHSAIDVAIWQGNEDVTESGLKQEFLHEEPVYPFCSMQLAESLQLVHPDQLLQCWLIHFDSQSFPWSEWFATAGVTVSKETMQWMEVSTFDMALNAVIAGHGACLATDNLAADYVQRGVLVKPFEIGLTPGVRYSLISDPSSSRAARIEAFSDWLRRELAQTSLA; encoded by the coding sequence ATGGACAACCGGTTGCGTCATCTTTCCGGGCTGCGCTTTTTTGAAGCGGCGGCCCGCCACCAAAGTTACAGTGAAGCTGCGCGAGAGCTGTTTGTCTCTCAGGCTGCCGTCAGTCAAAAACTGCGTCAGTTAGAGCAGCAACTGGGCTGTAAGCTGTTTATGCGCCAGGGGCGGGAAATGTTGCTGACCGAAAAAGGCCAGCAGTTGTATCTGCAAGTCAGTCAGGGCTTTGAACGCATTATTACCGGACTGAACCAGATTCAGAATGAACCACTGGAAGGCATACTGTGCGTACGTACCCCGCCCTCTTTCGCCTCACGCTGGCTGATGCCACGCTTGTGGCGCTTTACCATGGAACATCCCTATATTCCGATTCGCCTTATCACCGATTGTGACAGCCCGAACATCCGCCACAGCGCAATTGATGTGGCTATCTGGCAGGGGAATGAAGATGTCACCGAGTCCGGCTTGAAGCAGGAATTTCTCCATGAAGAGCCAGTCTATCCGTTCTGTTCAATGCAGCTGGCAGAATCTCTGCAACTGGTCCATCCGGATCAACTGTTGCAATGCTGGCTGATCCACTTCGATTCACAAAGCTTTCCCTGGTCCGAGTGGTTTGCAACGGCCGGAGTCACGGTCAGCAAAGAGACCATGCAATGGATGGAAGTCAGTACCTTTGATATGGCGCTTAATGCGGTGATCGCCGGACACGGTGCGTGTCTGGCTACCGATAACCTGGCCGCTGACTATGTGCAACGCGGCGTACTGGTTAAACCGTTCGAGATCGGCCTGACTCCCGGCGTGCGTTACAGCTTGATCAGCGATCCCTCCTCTTCCCGCGCAGCGCGAATTGAAGCATTCAGCGACTGGCTACGACGGGAATTAGCTCAGACATCATTGGCTTAA
- a CDS encoding DUF1127 domain-containing protein, which produces MKAVNLETRVTEQSELSGWLNAFLSQLRRWHRNYRTRRHLAELPPHLWKDLGLEYEQVMAEVNKPFWR; this is translated from the coding sequence ATGAAGGCTGTGAATCTAGAAACCAGAGTGACAGAACAGAGTGAATTATCCGGTTGGCTTAACGCATTCTTAAGTCAGTTACGACGTTGGCATCGCAACTACCGCACTCGCCGCCATCTGGCAGAACTTCCGCCCCACCTGTGGAAAGATTTGGGGCTGGAGTATGAACAGGTGATGGCGGAAGTGAACAAGCCGTTCTGGCGTTAA
- a CDS encoding LysR substrate-binding domain-containing protein: protein MSERIPPLQGLFYFYTAAESGSFKLAAEKLFVTPAAVSQQIRLLEEWLGAELFIRQHRKIQLTHEGNVLYQQAQKGFAHLQEGIRLINQDPSPHQLSISTLPSFAQHWLVPRIGDFRTHNPDISLLIEPTSQLVNFQDSSVDVCIRYGSGDYKNVRSEWLMDEVLYPVCHPIYQQQHQVYQLKDLVRADLIEDIWPDMDWGLWLKNVGLPSNQPTLQYNGSQFVLEGALAVQGVALVKHATVCRYIEEGKLVQIGNVALKPRFQFYLCAPNAYFKRPKIQAFHRWLQAQINQFQQRYPYLGEVRDTRFDL from the coding sequence GTGAGTGAACGTATACCGCCATTACAGGGGCTGTTCTATTTTTATACCGCGGCAGAAAGCGGCAGTTTCAAACTGGCGGCAGAGAAGCTGTTTGTCACTCCCGCGGCAGTCAGCCAGCAGATTCGTCTGCTTGAAGAGTGGCTCGGTGCAGAACTGTTTATCCGCCAGCATCGTAAAATTCAGCTCACTCACGAAGGCAACGTGCTCTATCAGCAGGCGCAAAAAGGCTTTGCCCATCTGCAGGAAGGCATTCGCCTTATCAATCAGGATCCCTCCCCTCACCAGTTATCTATTTCGACTCTGCCTTCTTTCGCCCAGCACTGGCTGGTACCGAGGATCGGTGATTTTCGTACTCATAACCCTGATATTTCGCTGCTGATAGAACCCACCAGCCAACTGGTCAATTTTCAGGACTCCAGTGTCGATGTCTGTATCCGCTACGGCAGCGGCGACTATAAAAACGTGCGATCGGAGTGGTTGATGGATGAAGTGCTGTACCCGGTTTGTCACCCGATTTATCAGCAGCAACATCAGGTTTATCAACTGAAAGATCTGGTACGCGCCGATTTGATCGAGGACATCTGGCCAGATATGGACTGGGGGCTGTGGCTGAAAAATGTCGGTCTGCCAAGCAACCAGCCGACGCTGCAGTACAACGGCTCCCAGTTTGTGCTGGAAGGCGCGTTAGCAGTGCAGGGTGTGGCGCTGGTCAAACATGCGACCGTGTGTCGCTATATCGAAGAAGGCAAACTGGTACAGATTGGTAATGTGGCGCTCAAACCCAGATTCCAGTTCTATCTGTGCGCGCCCAATGCTTACTTTAAACGTCCGAAGATCCAGGCTTTTCACCGCTGGCTACAAGCACAAATCAACCAGTTTCAGCAGCGTTACCCTTATCTGGGGGAAGTGCGTGACACCCGGTTTGATCTGTAA